The genomic region TTCTTTTTCTGCTAATTGAAAATATTCAGCAATATTATATTTATTTAAAAGCTGAATTATACTTGTAAGTGCAAGTAAATAAAATTGCAAAAGATTTCATATAAAAATTTCATGATGCTAAGTTTATTTTAGAAAAAGTAAATTTAAGGAGTTTTTATATGGGATACAAACATCTTGGCATAGATGAAAGAATTTATATTGAGAATCAATTGAAATTTAAAGTAAAAATTAGTGAAATAGCTAAAAATCTTAATCGAAGTATTAGTACTATTAATCGAGAAGTTAATAGAAATAAAGATAATAATCATTATTTTTCATTAATTGCATAAAATAAAGCAGAAAATAGAAAACAATTACATGTTTATTTTCATAAATTTAAAAATAGAGAATTAGTAAAATATGTACAACAAAAATTATTATTAGGTTGATCGCCTGAACAAATTTATGGCAGAATTAAAAATTTTCATCAAGAATGAATTATTAGTTTTAAAACAATTTACAATTGAATTTATTCTGGATTACTTGAAAAGGTTACTAGTAAAAATTTAAGAAGAAAAGGTAAGAAACGAAAATCTCAAGAAAATCGGGGTAAATTTAATGGTAAATCCATTAAAGAACGAAATGTTAATAATCGCATAACTCTTGGCCATTGAGAAGGTGATACTGTAGTATCATCACGAGGTAAAAGTAAATCATGTTTAATAACTTTAGTTGAAAGAACATCAAGATTTACTTTAGCAATATTAGTTGAAAATAGAACTACTAAAGTTATTAACAAAAATATTAGTCATTATTTATCAATTCTTCCAAATAATCTTGTTAAGACTATAACATTTGATAGGGGTAAAGAATTTGCTAATTGACAACAACTTGAAAAAAATTTAAATGTGAAAATTTATTTTGCTGATGCATATTCACCTTGACAAAGAGGTACTAATGAAAATACTAATGGTTTAATTAGAGAAAAATTTCCTAAAAAATTTAATTTTTCAAACACTACTAAAAATGCAGTTCATAAATTTATATTGTCTTTAAACCAAAGACCAAGAAAAATACTAAATTATCTTTCGCCAATCGAATATTTGGTTAGAAAAATAATTTAGTTGCACTTAACTTTACAATTTGGCATTATTTAATAGATATATAATTAAATACCAATGCAAAGAGATTGTAGATTAATATTTTGGAGAAAGGAAAAGGTATTGTAAATTTTATATAATTAGTAAAAATTCATAAAAAGGATTTGATGAACATGAAAAAATTACTCGCTATGCTAACAACAATTACGAGCTTATCGAGCACAACACCAATAATTTTGGCGAATGCCCCAGTAAAAATACAAGAAAAATTAAATAGTAATATTAATTTACAAGAAAATAATTTAGAAAATTTAAGTAGAGTTAAAAGAGGAAATAATAATTTTATTGAAAGTCACTATTGTTTTTTATGTCATAACCGCTTATATGTAAAAATAAGCCATAGAAATTGAGAAAAAATAAGGTCTGAGTATAATAAGAGAACAAGAACCTCTCTTTATAATTTTGTATATGCTTTATTAAAGAATGAATTTAAAAAAATAAATTCATCCGGAGATGATAGAAGTCGGGATGATTTTATTAATGAAGATATTGAAATTATTGCTAATGTTGTAAGTGATCATTTTTCAGATATTAATCAAGTTTTTCTAAATAAAAATAATAATTACGAGGGTTTAATTAATAAGAACAAATCGAAATAAATATTGAACAAATAATGATGATTTTTGAGGGGCCCATATAAACAAAGAAGATAATGGGGGAGAAGATTTAAATGATGCAATTGTTAATACACAATTAGGCGTATTAAAAAATAATGATGATGAAACAATTTTATATGCACCTGAAATGTAAAATTAAAAAGGACACTTATATAAAAAACAAATTGTGTTAATTCTATAATTAAGAAAAGAAAGGAATTAGCACAATGTATAAGTATCTGACTATTGAATCAATAATAGCAATAAAAGAATATAAAAGTTATGGATTTTCTATTCGTAAAATAGCAAAAGCAATTGATTATAGTAAATCAACTGTACACAGAGTTTGTAAATTATTAAATCAAAACTTATTACCATTAGAAATATTGAATCAAGTTCAAAAAAATAAACAAAATGCAGGTAGAAAATTAATAATTTTAACTTTAACAGAAATTAATACTATCAATCATTTGTTAATTACTAAAAATTATGCTCTTGATATAATTGCTGATTTTTTAAAGAAAAATAAAATAAAAAATATTTCAACAAAAACTTTATATAACATGTTTAAAACAAATCGAATGGGTTTTGATGAAAAAAATTTATTGAGAAAAGGCAAAAATAAACCTCATAAACAAAAAGAAACTAGGGGCAGAATTAATAATTGTAAATCTATTCATGAAAGAAATTTAATCATTCCAAATATTAAAAATATACAAGAATTTGGCCATTTAGAGGGAGATACTATCGTTGGTAAAGATCATAAAAGTTCTATTATTACTTTAGCTGATATATGATCAAAAACCACAATTCCTTTGAAAACTAAAAATCATAAAGCAGAAAGTATTACACAAAGTATAATAAAATTTATTTCAAAATTAATACCAGGAACAATTAAAACTATTACTTTTGATCGTGGTAAAGAATTTAGTAAATGAAAATTAATTGAAAAAAATTGTAATGTTAAAATTTATTTTGCAGATGCCGGAAAACCTTGTCAAAGAGGTTTAAATGAGAACAATAATGGTATTTTAAGAAGATATTTACCAAAATCTACTGATTTATCTTCATATAAACAAAAAGACTTAAATTCTATAGCATTTCAAATTAATTCTACACCCAGAAAATCATTATCTTATAAAAGACCAATAGATTTAATACAATTATTTTAAAAAACTGTCCCATTTATATTTACAATTCAGGTTCCTTCTTTCTTAATAATTTTGAAGTCTATATAATTATGGTCCAACTTATTGTAGCCTATCCAAGATTTAAGTAAGTAAAAATATAAAATTAATATATATTTAGTGAAAATTTAATAAAATTAATTAATAATGGTCGCGTTTAGTTTTCTTAGGTATTTTTAAAAAAAGAAAAAATAATCATTTACTATAAATTATTTCAATATGCAAATTAAGTATATATTTCTTATGTATGATTTTTTTTGTAAAAAATTATTTTAATGTTGTTTTTATAAGCATTTTAGTGAGTTTTTATAACCTTTTATTAAGATTATGTTTGTTAATATATTAAATATTTTGTTTTATTACTTATTTTTTAGATAAAATGATAATTAAATTGTGATTACTTTTTTTTCAAAATTATTTAAACCTTTTCCTACCTAACAAAACTTTACGCGTCCATTAATTTTTCATTGTGTAAAAATTCAATAATATGATAAAATAGTAATGAATAAAAATGACAACAATAAGAAAGGCAGGGTTAGTTTAGTAATTAAATAATATAATTAGCTGAGTGTTTTACTTCTTCAAAGCAATACCTAAGAAAACTAAACGCGACCGTTAGTCTTTGATAAGTAATTATTAATATTAAAAAAAGTGGTATAATAACGATATTAAAATATAAAGAGGAGTAAAAGAATGACACCACATATTAGTGCTAAAAAAGAGGACATTGCCCCAATAGTTTTAATGCCCGGAGATCCAATTAGAGCAAAATATATTGCAACAAATTATTTGCAAGATGTGCAATTAGTAAATAGTGTTCGTAATATGTTAATGTATACAGGAATATATCAAGGGAAAAGAATAACTATTGCTGGTAGTGGTATGGGTTGTCCTTCAATTGGCATTTACTCATATGAATTATTTAAATTTTATGATGTTGATGTAATTATTAGAATTGGAAGTGCAGGTGCATATGACGAAAAGTTAAAACTGTATGATGTTATTAATGTAAGTTCGGTATATGGTGAAAATAATTATGCTAAAATTGTTGGTGCAACAAATGGTGATATTATTGAAGCCAATCCTAATATTTATGAATTAATTAAAAAAACAGCAAGTGATAAAAATATTAACATCATATCTGGAAGGGTACATTGTTCTGATGTTTTTTATCGTAAAAATTTTGAAGAATATAAAAGATTTTTAAGTGAAAAACAAACTATTGCTGTAGAAATGGAAACTTTTGCGTTATTTGCTAATGCAAAAGTGTTAAATAAGCAAGCAGGATGTATTTTAACTGTATCTGATTCGTTAGTAACAAAAGAGGCTGCTACGAGTGAAGAGCGCGAACAATCATTTGATAAGATGATGATGTTAGCTTTAAAAACAGCAGTTAATTTTTATAAACAAGATGTTTAAAGAAAAAGGGAAATTTTTATAAAGAGGGGTTTCTCAAACTAATGGATAAAAATAGTATTGATAGTTTTTTAATTTTAGTTAAAACCAATGTTTCTATTGATCAAGTTGTTAAGCCTTTTGTTAAAACAATAGATAAACAAACTTTGCATAAAATTAAATGACTTTATATTTCAGAACATAAAATTAATGATGAATCTTATTTAACTATTGCTTTAAATGAGTTTACTTTTAATATTATTAAAAAGTTAAAAAAGTGTGATTGAATTTTAGTTCATAAATATATTTTAAAAGATAAATTTCATAATGAAAATTATAAGGTTGTTAGTTGTGAAATGGGATTTTATAAATATAAATTAATTAATACGGTATATCATTGTCATCGTATTGATGAACAAACTTCAATTGATAGTAATTTATGAAAAGTATTAAGTGAAAAAAAGCAACAAATTTTGCTTGAATTTTTAATTGCTTTACGAAAAAAAAGAAAAATAGATTTTTTAATTTTAAATGATATTTTTAGTAGTACAACAGAAAAGGAAATTGCTAATCAAGTTTGTGAACAGGCTAATAGTTATAAGAAGCATTATCAGTTATTACGAATTGGGCAAGATATTATTGCTTGCTTAGGGCGATTAAAAAATATTATTGATTTTTATATTGAGGATGGTAGTATTAATTTTGCTTTGAAAGATAATGAAATTATTAATCAAAAAGTATTAAATGAATTAGAAATTGTTAAAAAAACAAAAACTAGCGCTAAAAATCTTACAAGTCTTTTTATAAATCATGATATGGAAGCGCTTTATCAAATAATGAAAAAGATT from Spiroplasma endosymbiont of Lonchoptera lutea harbors:
- a CDS encoding helix-turn-helix domain-containing protein, whose product is MGYKHLGIDERIYIENQLKFKVKISEIAKNLNRSISTINREVNRNKDNNHYFSLIA
- a CDS encoding IS30 family transposase, with protein sequence MVKYVQQKLLLGWSPEQIYGRIKNFHQEWIISFKTIYNWIYSGLLEKVTSKNLRRKGKKRKSQENRGKFNGKSIKERNVNNRITLGHWEGDTVVSSRGKSKSCLITLVERTSRFTLAILVENRTTKVINKNISHYLSILPNNLVKTITFDRGKEFANWQQLEKNLNVKIYFADAYSPWQRGTNENTNGLIREKFPKKFNFSNTTKNAVHKFILSLNQRPRKILNYLSPIEYLVRKII
- a CDS encoding IS30 family transposase; protein product: MYKYLTIESIIAIKEYKSYGFSIRKIAKAIDYSKSTVHRVCKLLNQNLLPLEILNQVQKNKQNAGRKLIILTLTEINTINHLLITKNYALDIIADFLKKNKIKNISTKTLYNMFKTNRMGFDEKNLLRKGKNKPHKQKETRGRINNCKSIHERNLIIPNIKNIQEFGHLEGDTIVGKDHKSSIITLADIWSKTTIPLKTKNHKAESITQSIIKFISKLIPGTIKTITFDRGKEFSKWKLIEKNCNVKIYFADAGKPCQRGLNENNNGILRRYLPKSTDLSSYKQKDLNSIAFQINSTPRKSLSYKRPIDLIQLF
- the deoD gene encoding purine-nucleoside phosphorylase, which encodes MTPHISAKKEDIAPIVLMPGDPIRAKYIATNYLQDVQLVNSVRNMLMYTGIYQGKRITIAGSGMGCPSIGIYSYELFKFYDVDVIIRIGSAGAYDEKLKLYDVINVSSVYGENNYAKIVGATNGDIIEANPNIYELIKKTASDKNINIISGRVHCSDVFYRKNFEEYKRFLSEKQTIAVEMETFALFANAKVLNKQAGCILTVSDSLVTKEAATSEEREQSFDKMMMLALKTAVNFYKQDV